The window CCTTAGATATTTCTAAACAGCGATTGGAAAGCGTTCTCTAGTGCAGGACGATAActcgtatagactgagagagagCCCGGCCAAGCGgggctcggtcttatatatccagCGTCTCGATCGTCGTTTGTTCCTTCCTTTTGCCGGTTGCCAAGTTctcggcgcgtgccatggaatattcccgatccttcgagcgagaaccggcgacatggccaaccgatcgattcttacacacacacatatgcgcgacacaagcatacagcctacctctaacggtcaaaactacattgtatacacaaagtaccggtaacggtctacaaatgctcggttttcgcctagatttcctcgcgttgaatttcctacaataataatacgcattacaatacgcgagttcgtttgaatctcgctcgctcaaatcgcagccTCGATGGTAATAAAACCAGTTCCAGTAAATTCCCGTCGCGCCGCTGTATGTACATCGACCCTACGTCACGCGAATGCGTAACACTACATTCACGTGATAGCGTAACAGTAGATATGGTTTTTTAAATATCCCCAGAAAAAGAATCTCACGGTAACAAATCTGATGATCTTGGGGGCCACGTTACATGACCGCCTCGTCcaatacatttatttttgaatTCTTGATCTAGCCAAGCTCGTACTGACGCTGCATAATGCGGAGGAGCACTATTATGTTGAAACCATAACTTATTTCTTGAAGGAAGAGACATGTCGTGCAAAATATccaataaatatgaattcagaAATTCTAGATAAATTTGTGCGTTAACAGATTCCTTAAAAATGAATGGTCCAATTATTTTTCTGTCATGAATACCGCACCATATCATCAGAGATTGGCAGTGTTGCATATTATTTTCCCAAATCCTTTCTGGATTGTTTTTAGCCTACATTTTCGAATTCTGGTAGCAAACTAATCCGTTTGTGCGAAAGATACTGTTAAAATAGATGCGTGTCGGTCATTGGGTTTTTCTCCCGTGacctgatctctcaccctttaacctggagtccgaatttcgagggaatgGAATTGTCTGAGAAAGTTAATTGTACACTGAACAAATTTCTTTCACCTAGTCCATTCGGGCTAGGCCGTTTAttgtaaacaaaaattaaaatttaaaataaacaaaaactagaaagaaatttaaatcaaaaggaaaattatttatatttatttatgtattaaAACTCTGCAGACAAAAACCCGAGCAGATGGCTCGGAAGAAAAACCTGCTTCGCCGGTGGcttctacggctctcgtctcggtcttctgtaacaaaagaaataccgaaatccggctgttaatacctgacaacgctcgttgtgttgtctgactcgctctaatccacacgctccttactCCGTTTACTATAaataggagcgggattcttacacagcgatacacaactgtattAGTGGATTGTATAAGTGaacgtttctcgtatgattgAGAAACGTTCGATTGCAGTATGGGAAGGCGAGACTCTAATCTCGATTTTCCCTTGACAGCAGGGTTTGATTATTGCTGGAGTGGACAACAgacggaggttgtaaggctgcgaaTATTGTCCGCTCCGCGGCTCTTCACCGTCCCCTGGTCAGTACGGGATCGGTGTGGTGCACTCCTTTAACTGCgcaagaagcgactgattattaagtttCTCACACTACGTAGCCCTTTGAGCGTCGCTCTACGCCTAGTGTTCGTACACACTGATGATCTACaaaccacgctcgagcaggtcgaagtcTGCTGGAAGTCTACTCAGGGAATACGCCAAAAGGCCCCTATGTGGGTGTGATCCCTGCCTCGACCTTGGAGGACGGCGATTCCATCCAGGGAATACGCTAAAAGGCCCCTATATGGGTTGTTGCGGCTCGCGGTATCCGTTGAGTGGACAGTCTGCACTCAACGTCGGGCTCGCGTCTTTCCGAGAATAAACTAATACTCCGGATGGAGGAATGTGGTAAAATGCTATGGTCGGCGATTCAGAACCAAGTGTCCTTACCTCGTTTTTCCAAAACTCCCATGTCGCCTCCTCCCTTCCAAATCGCCCTTACGCGATGCCCTTGGAAGGGGGTGCATGTCATGTGGGAGTGTCGTCGTCACGAGATGACTGAGTTTTTCTTGGTCTCCTGGTAGTTGGAGAAAATGCAGGATTGGCCATTTTATGCAGAGGGTTGGGGCTGGCCTGCAGATGCCGGAGTTTCGACCTGCACGCTGCAGACAAGCCCATAAACAACACTTGACCTGGCTTTTAGTGATCTGCTACGCTTTGTTTAAGACGTTCGCTCGCTTCGAACGTGGAGATTTATTCCAGGGCTGAGTGTTGGCACGCAGATGCGACATTCGATGCGCCTAATGTCGTTGATTTTTCCCTGGCATAAATCTCACTTTGTTACGTTTTTTTTTGCTGTTCGGGTTTTTGTTGTTGGGCGCGGTACTAGAAACGGCGTGTCCGTTTCCGCGCTCAACATGCCGCCCCCTTTTGAACGGTCACGTTCAAAATAGTTGCTAAATGCTTGGAGTTATGTTTGTGCGAGTGAGAAGGGTAGTGCGTGTGATTACAATGGTTTGTGGGTGTTGATTGCTGTGTGCGCGGCCTATGTATAGAATGTGTATCAATTGTCGAATGTATCGCGTGAGTCTTATCTACAAGCTAGTTACTTATTATCTataaaattttacaatatttacagtGACTATATACACGTGACTCGAtgagggttttttttctggttttactaCTAATACTATACTAATGATACTATGCTAACCTATATCTACGTTGCATTATGTTTATTTTGCTCTAATTATGCTAATGAGTTCTTGTCGCGTTATGTACAAGTCGATGATCGGTTATTCAATGTTCTGTTCGGGATTGTGGTTCGCTTTTGTTATTGGTAAGGGGGCTATTTTTTTTATGCTGCGTTTGTACTCGCCGGTTGTCGTTCGGATGGTTACGACGCGTACGATGCCATCCTCCCCTGGATGCAGTGCCGTGATGCGTCTCATGGGCCAATGAAGCGGGGAAGGGGGGGGGGTTGTCCTCTTTTAAAATTACTAACATCCCTTTTGATATTTTGTCACTGATGCCTGTGTGCCACTTCCGTCGTATGGTTATTTCATTTAGGTACTCCTTGTACCATCGCTTCCAGAAGTGGTGCCTGATTTGTTGGACGTGTTGCCAGGAGGCGAGTCGACCTGCTTTTAACTCGGTAAGATCGCACTCAGGTGTGCTCGTTAGCGAGTCACCAATCAGGAAGTGCCCTGGGGTGAGAGGAGTAAGATCGTTTGGGTCGGGGGATAAAGGAGTGAGTGGTCGGAAATTTAGAATGGCCTCTATCTGTATCAAACACGTGGCCAGTTCTTCGAAGGTAAAAAGTCGAGTCCCCATTGTACGAATTAAATGGTATTTGCACGACTTTACGGCTGCTTCCCAAAGTCTACCGAAATGTGGAGCTCTGGGAGGAATGAAGTGCCACTGGATCTCATTTGTTGTCAAAAATTGATGGCACTGTTTATCTGTTGTTACTGTGTTAATGGTTCGGTCTAACTCATTTTTGGCCCCAGCAAAAGTGGTTGTGTTATCCGAATAGATGTCGGAGCATTTTCCGCGCCGCGCAATGGATCGCTTGAGAGCCGCAAGGAACGCGTCGGAAGTTAGATCGCTCACCAACTCGATGTGTACTGCTTTCGTGCTAAAGCAGACGAAAATTGCTGTGTATGTTTTAATGGTTTTCGTATTTCGGAGCTTTTTCTTTTTGATGTGGAACGGCCCGCAATAATCGACGCCTGCCACGAGAAACGGTCTTGTAAATATAATTCGATTCTTTGGCAGTTGACCTAAAGGGTATTGGGGGACCGCGGAGTCTAATCTGTGGCATGTTATGCATTGTTTTATGATCTTTTTTACTGCCGCCTTGCCGTTGATCGGCCAGAAGTTTTGTCGAACTGCACACAGTGTACCTTGGGTGCCACTGTGCCCGTGCTTTATATGGCTATCGCGAATTATGATGTCAGTTATGTGGTGTTTGTTTGGTAATACGGCGGGGTGCTTGGATTTGAAGGGAATGTCCGCGTTAGCTAATCTCCCTCCGACCCTTATAATTTCATCCTTGTCGAGGAACGGACTCAGTGGCAATAATTTGCCGGGTTTAAGGATTGTCGGGTTTTTTATGTTGTCATAGAGATCAAGAAACGCTTCGGGCTGCACTAGTTTGAGGATTGGTTTGCTGGCTTTGCGAAGCTCGCTGACCGTGAGTGGGCCGTTGTCGCGAGTTTGATTGCGGGTATTGTAGCCGAATCGATGGCAGTATGCAATTACTCGTCTAAGCCGCTCGATGCTTGAAAATTTGCATAAaatgtcgaaacctggtttgatcgttcCGACGGTTGCGTGTAACGTTATGTTTTTCCGTCTTTCGGGATTTCCGTCGGTCGGAGTTCGTGACGCGGCCATGTATTCTCCCCCTGGAACAGCCAAGTTGGACCGTGAAACCACGTCGTGTGTTTATTTAAATCACCCGGATTGATACCGCGCAATAGTATGTCCGATACGTTTTCTTCGGACGAAACGTGACGCCATTGATTGGGATTGCTGGTTTCGAGAATTTTACTAACCCGATTTGCGATAAATGATTTTAATGTGTGTGGTGGGGTGTTGAGCCAGTGTAGCACTATGGTGGCATCGGTCCACAGTGTAACGCTGTCGAATGCACATTGTAGTGATTGCGTTACGGTCTGAAGTAATTTAATCAGCAAAGCCGCGGCGCATAATTCCAATCTGGGAATCGTCTGTGTTTTTAATGGGGCTACGCGCGACTTGGAACAAAGCAAGTTTTGGGTGATCGGATGTAACGCGTCGCGGGATTTTTATTTCGTGTATGTATTTTAATTGGGAGTGGAATGATATTCACGCCTCGTAAATGGGTTGCGGAACGTGCTCGTCCTAGTCTATTTGTGATTTCCATAGGTCTTGCATGATGACCTTGGCCTGTACAATGATCGGGCCCAGTAATCCCAGAGGATCAAAGATTTGTGCTATTCGCGATAGAATCAGTCGTTTTGTTAATTTGGTTGGTAGGTCATGGTGTCGCAGTGAGTATGTTAGCGTATCGTTCGTTGGCGTCCAATATAAACCCAATGTCTTTTGGTGAGCTGTTGAATCTAGGGCTATATGGTCGTGAACGCTGGTTGATTTAAAAATCTCCGTTACTTTCGGCTCGTTCGAGACCCATTGGCGTAACTCGAACCCTCCCCTCGCAGTCAGGTCAATGAGTTGATCGCGTAGTTCGCAGGTTTCGTCAATGGTGTCCACCCCGGCTAGTAAATCGTCGACATAAAAGTCCTTTAGGAGACTTTTCGCGGCTAATGGGAATTATTCGCCGTCGTCGAATGCTAATTGTTGGAGTGTTCGGGTTGCAAGGAACGGTGTGGATGCTGTTCCATACGTCACCGTGTTTAATTGATACGTTTTTATGGGACTATTCGCGTTGGCGCGCCATAGAATTTTTTGATACTTTCGATCGTCGATATGTGCGTCGATTTGTCGGTACATTTTTGTGATGTCCGCAGTCATTACGTATTTGTGCAGTCTGAATCGTAAAATGATGGTGAATAAATCGTCTTGTATCGTCGGTCCTACCAGTAGCGTGTCATTGAGCGAAATTCCCGATGAGGAACGAGCTGAGGCGTCGAAAACGACTCTTATTTTGGTAGTAACGCTGTCAGGTTTGATTACTGGGTGGTGAGGGAGATAGCAACCCTCACGGGGGGTGGCGTTTATTTCGGTCATATGTCCGAGCCGTTCGTATTCGCGTAAGAATTCATGGTATTGCTCTCTTTTTGCGCTACCGCGAGTTAATGATCGTTCTAACGCACGGAATCGGGTCATGGCTATGTTGTATGTGTCTCCTAGATTGTGTAAATTATCTTTGAACGGTAATCTGACGGTGTATCTCCCGTCGGTCTTGCGTTTGGTCTGAGTTTGGTACAGTGTTTCGCATGTTTGTTCGTCGGGTGATAAAAATTTCGTGGTAGGACACTCCTCGATGGTCCACAATTTTTGTATGTCGGTTTCAAGTGATTGCAATGTCAAGTTACATATCGGGCGTTGGGTTTCGTTGTTGTCCGGAATTTCGCCGGTTACTATCCAGCCGAACTTGGTATTACGGAGTGTGATTTTATTGTTATTCAGTGTAATTTTCCCATTTAATAACAGGTCCCAAAATACTTGAGCCCCAATGAGACTGTCTATATCTGTTACTTAATGGAATTCTGGATCAGCGAGACGCAAGTGTGAGGGAATCTGTAGATTTTCGATTGCAAAGGGGGCTTTCACGATGGAGTCAGCAATATTTTTCACGATTAAAAAGGTTAATTTGTTAGTGTAGTTGCCGTCTCGTGAGTCGATTCGAGCAGTAGTCGTATGTTTGATGTGTGAGATCATGTTATTTGTCCCGGTCAGCGGTATCGAGACTTTTCGTGTTTTTAATTTGAGTACGTTATACATTTTTTCGCTCAATAAGTGAGCTTGCGACCCGGAATCTAATAGAACCTTGCATTTATGTGAATTTCCCTGATGGTCATGAATGTTAATGATCGTGGTGGGTAAAAATACGTGTGGTGTTATGGTGTGTgagtagaaagttgtgtttgccTGAATCGGCGATTTCGATTTCTTATCTTCCGCGTGTAATAATGTGTGATGTCGCTTATGGCAATGTTTGCAAGTCGACGCTTTGCAGTCGTTTAACGAGTGAGTATTCCGCAAACAATTGAAACATAGATTGTTCTCCTTCACCAGTTTTGTTCTGTCTGTGACTGATAATGTTTTGAATTTTTCGCAGTATTGTGCGAAATGTCCGCCTTGGCACACCGTACAAATTGGTGCGGTATGACGAGCTGGAGGTGATGCAGTGTGTGTTTTAGAGAGGGGTTGCGCGTTCGACGGTCCGATTGGCTCGAGAAGTTGGCATCGCTCGTGTAAAAAGGTAAAAAATGTGTCGAGCTTGGGAAAAGTAATATGTTGAGTGTGTTCTTTCCATTTCAGCGCGGTTTCACGATCCAACTTCGATGTAAAGAGGTAAATTAGTAACGTGTCGGTCGTGGGCTGTTCGAGTGTTTGCAACGCGTGGTAGTGGACTTCCGCGTGATTTAAAAAGGTACGGAGGTCATGAAACGATGGCCTTGTTGTTGGCATATCGAATAGAGATTTTACATGATTCGCGACGATTATGGCGGGTTTGTACGTACCGTCTTTCCAACATGTTCCAAGCTATGGAGTAATTGCTGGACGAATTACTTAATGATTCGATTGTTTTTGCAGCTTCCTGCTTTAAGCACGATCGCAGGTACATGAGTTTCTTGCactcatcgatgcgcgaattttCGTGAATGGTTGATCTAAATTGGTTTGCGAAACCCGGCTACTCCACGTAGGAGCCCGCGAACGTTGGTAAATTGATCCGCGGGAGCACTAAGTCAGCTTCTATCGAGTCTAAGTATGAATGCGGTGTTCCGCGTGCGATTCGAGCGTCTCCTACGTGCGGAGTTCGGTTGATGATATCTACCGCGCGGACTCTATACGCACTCAATGCTAACTTCATTCCGATGCGTTCCCGTATCAAGCGTCCATCTTCCAAATGATCTAATTCTGATTGGGCTTTATTAAACGCGGGAAATTTCTCATCTAACTCGCTTAAACGCCCTCTGATCTCGGTAACGGGCGTACCTTCTTCGTGCGCGTCTAGCAATTGTTTGAACGCGGTTAGTTCTAACGTGAAGCCTTCGCGTCTCACTTTTAAGATTTTAATGCGTCCATCGGCACTGGGGGCCATCGTGTTTGTGCAGATAAAGGTTGGAAAGGACTTTATGAAGCGAGAGAAAGTGGTTTAAATAGTGACTCGCAAACAGAGTGCGACTTACCGGTTGAAGCGATGATTCTGGTTGTGTGGTGGCCTCGGATACTGGAGACGACTACTCCTCAACGTGGCGTTGTCCTATGGCAGGACCTCGCTCGTTTAGCTGTCTGTTTCCTCCGTCTCTGGATGCTGCCTGGCTCCGTCAACGGCGACGTTCGATGTCCAACTCTGGCGGTGAACTCTAGACGTCACTGACATCGGCAATTGGAGTGTCCTTGCCTCGTTTTTCCAAAACTCCCATGCCGTCTCCTCCCTTCCAAATCGCCCTTACACGATGCCCTTGGAAGGGGGTGCGTGTCACGTGGGAGTGTCGTCGTCACGAGATGACTGAGTTTTTCTTGGTCTCCTGGTAGTTGGAGAAAATGCAGGATTGGCCATTTTATGCAGAGGGCTGAGGCTGACCTGCAGATGCCGGAGTTTCGACCTGCACGCTGCAGACGAGCCCAACCCCTGTCATAAACAACACTTGACCTGGCTTTTAGTGATCTGCTACGCTTTGTTTAAGACATTCGCTCGCTTCGAACGTGGAGATTTATGCCAGGGCTGAGTGTTGGCATGCAGATGCGACATTCGATGCGCCTAATGTCGTAGGTTTTTCCCTGGAATAAATCTCGCTTTGTTACGTTTTTTTTGCTGTTCGGGTTTTTATTATTGAGTGCGGTACTAGAAACGGCGTGTCCGTTTCCGCGCTCAACATGGATGTAATCCCGGCCTCGACCTTGGAGGACGGTGATTCCACCCAGGGAATACGCCAAAAGGCCCCTATTGGATGATTTTAGCACCGTATAATAATCAAGGATTATTGCATATTGTAGGAGGATCGAGAAATTTTCTCGATACCTCCTATACGACCGCTTACTATAGCGGTACGTGTTTACTTCGCACCGATggctgtaaccaatcactataagagTGTAAGCTCGGTATTTTTCAGCCACCGGTtgctattttaattttttgagaaGCGAATCCGTCTGTTTTTAATActttccacttctacacgaccgcTTATTAAAGCAGTACGTGTCTATTTAGCACCGATAGCTGTAATCAATCACTATAAGAGTGGAAACTTGGTAATTTTCAGCCATCGGTAGCTTTTTAAGttaagtggaaagaaaatcagtttgATTTTGttactttccaaaatggttcgttcaacgcggtgaccgatttctgcacgtGAACGTATGGCTGGAATATTTCGACTCAAGGCAGGATTATTTagaatccgctgcagtctcaattcgtGCAATTTCGTTTACGTGATTGTACAAGTTAGACGAAACTAACTTTTCGGAGAATCGGTCTCCGTTATCAGACGAGGTCGGCGATTGAGGTCCGTTCTCGTCGAGAACTAAATAGCGAGTGTCTGAAGAGACAGGCATTCCtaatcgcggccacgagagggaaaATTGTCGTCTCACGGCGCTGTCTGATTTTCGTTGTCTATCTCTTATTATCGTCgtctcctctcttcgtttcggcgtagtaacacctgttctcttaaAACCGTTACTGGGCCAATCGCGTGACTGTTATCGAAAGTAAattcggagtttttctatgcgttaTTGTTCCCGGAACGTATTACGTCGCAGAGAagactggaatgtcgcgtaaactaggaacaacaccgtacaagaaatggcccgtttttctatcgatcacgcgatggtttaaccgacgtttttcgattgtcgaattaacgcgatatttaaacaaatacactTGTCAGTTATCATTATTtgtcgaataaaatttgtattgtCACCAATTTTCTCCGATACCCACAAAGCAAATTCAATACAAGGTCCAAAATCTTATGAAAGAAGTTTATGTATGGTAGTTGGTTTGAAGACCTTAaagtaatttctttttaatatctTCCGAACGGTGCATTTTGAAATCCCACAATTAGCAGTCATTGTTCGAAGAGATGTTCTTGAATTGCTTTCAACTGCAGCTTTAAATACTTTGAGGTGGTTGCGTGTTGGGATAAAATAAGTATTAAATAAATCGCTGTAGTTCGCCCTGAGTTTCTTTATTTTGTGTTGTCCACTCTAAGTCGTGGCGAAGACGGACTCTTACAATTTTCCGTTTTCCCTCGAACTGTTTCCAGCCTCCTAATTGGTTGAACCGATCTGTCGAAGTTAACCAATTAGGCATTTTGCAATTCCGAAGTCGCCGCCTACTCCTTGCGCCCTTGACGCGCTTTTTTGAGAAAGACGACGTGACTCGGTGGGGGTACCTCTGTCGACGGAAGTTTGGCAATGCAGCGGAATTTCCTCCGGGTCTAGGCCTGGTGATGTCACCCGCCGAGGGTTGCTTGACTCGGCCTTGCAGTCCTTCGGAAATCCATGGTTTATGACATGTGTAATATGCCACTGAGGCCGTTCGAAACTTTCAACGAAAAGCATGCCGAGTAATAAAACGCTTAAGAAACGGCTTTCTCAAAAGTGGCCTTTTCGACTTTGCTTGTCGTAAACCATGCTAGTATTTGCACGCCAAATGTTTCTTTTGTTGCGCGAGCTAACCGCGACaacttcaaatttcaaatacatTTATTTCATTATTGTCAGTTGTAAGAGAAGACCGTTGCTTTTGCCTTATGACGCTTGCAGTATTTTTAAACAGTCGCCGAGCAGAAGCGCAAGCAGGCCGCatatcccgcttggcgagagagGACTCGGAGAAGGAccagggcgaggcgaccttcgcctcctggTCCCCTCCAATAGCCCTGAGGTCTGAAGGGACCTCCAAGTGAGGCGGCCGCGGGCGTCGGATGACCTGACGTCTGCGGCGAACAAATCAGGGGGAAGGAACGAGCTTCTCCCActccccgggatgagcctcgacaggcatGGTGCAGCGGGGGACTTTGTGACGCCTCATTAAGCCGCGTCCCCACTGAGTCGGCTTTGGCCGTTCGGCACGACCGATCGGCACTGCCAAAAATTGCGTCTCCCCTGCGTCGGCATTTGTCATCTAGCACGGCCGATCGGCACCCTAAGTACTTCTCGGCAAAGCCAAACACTCTAAAGATATACATTGTCTCGGATAGCATGACTTGAAAAGCCGAATGGCATGCCGACGAGTCAATCGGCACGATGTCGGTAACCATCAAAAGACATCGTGCCAAGACCGGCAATTAACTTTTGTTGCTGCTGTATtcccagaaaacaaacaaaaaaatacaGCGTGCCTCAGTCAAGCAGTCTGCTGAGTCCTCAACGTACAGAGTTTCATGTCAATTTCGTTCCAAAACCATCATCGAGATATAAAGatacaattttactaaaaaaaattaaggtgatcttaattctttattgcataaaaagatttttgccaattttttcgATTACCATTTGTTGTTACTTGATTACTGAGTGACTTTTATTGGAAATTTGtttgtcagtttatcgagaatgcttgaaaaaatcgaattaatcactggagtacatagaatatagggttaaggaataaaaaattaacatttatttgaattttttcattaaatatattttttaaatcaattatacagggtgttcggccacccctgagaaaaattttaatgggggattctagaggccaaaataagacgaaaaccaagaataccaatttgttgatggaggcttcgttaaaaagttattaacgtttaaatttccactcgtactgaatttttttctcgaaaatgcgcaaaatttcgggggtacgtctattcactaaaaatgattgtaattgatccccgcaaccgaaaataatttttccaaaacgatttgaaatttttttttcatcgaaaaatttagacacctaattagattttcggtaaagaatttttttcttaaaagtgcgtaggatttcgggggtatgtgtaatgaccaaaaatgattgtaattgacccccacaaccgaaaataatttttccaggacgatttgaaatttttgaatttaattgttaataactttttaacgaagactcaatcaacaaattggtattcttgattttcgtcttattttgacctctagaatctcccattaaaatttcatccaggagtggctgaacaccctgtatatgggagtTCGGGATCAAACTAATAACTCCTAAACTATTCAATTTTCAACCTATagcctctaatacttttttcaagaggatacaaagatgcatcgatttatgaaaaaaaacaaataatacaattttactaaaaaaatcaaggtgatcttaattttttattgaataaaaaaattattataatgagaaaaatcaGCATTGTTTACGAAAGAGATTTTGCGTTTCACTATTGATCGAATGAGAAAGAAATGGTTTTGCCACGTAGACGTGCATAGCAGTGGCATGACCCGGCCGTGCCGACTTGTGTCGCGACGCTGTGCCGCACTGTACCGATCGGCAAATGCTGAGATTGCTGAGCCGTGCCAACGCAGTGGAGACGCAGctttagagttcccggtcccccgccgcagcgccgGAAGACGATCACCGTAAGGTTTTAGTCGATAAGAGTCCGGTACTATCCCAAGGCCCTCCTCTATTTAAGGGTCtcagggtgtccatgaggatttccccacgtacaaaaaaaaaaatttttttttaaacaacctAACAATTTTTCTAATTGCTGACGGTGTCGGTTTCGGTCTATTCGAATGTCGCTCATGAAATTTTTCAGAATCTTCCAGATATGTTAAATAATCATCCCCACGTAGAAGGACTATTTCTATTCTTTCTTCAGTAGTTAACTGCATCTTTTatataactatttaataacaaCCAATCCTAAACTATTGCTCCACTACGAAAATATTTTAGTGCCACCAAAGCAATGTTCAACTACGAAAATATTGTAATGACACCAAAGTAATGTTTcactattaaaatattataatgtCATAAAAGTAACGTTTCACTGTTAAAATATTAGAATGTCACCAAAGTGACACACTAACGTACTCATTAATTTCGTAAAGCTTGTTCTTGACCTTCTGAAGACGTGAGCTAAACTAATTCTTCAATTATCGTAAAACATTCGTAAACTACCTGCATATTTATTATTCCCCACGTTTCCGAACGTTGATATGAATTTTTCCACTATTGGAAAGAACTTTTGTAACAATTGAATAGTCTAGTTTGCATTAACGGCACCGTCGGCACGTGCCGTACTACCTCGTCTCAAAAAGAGCTGTAATattataaacaaaaaaatataGCGTTCTGTATAAAAAAACATACTTGTACTTGAAATCTCTCCCACTACTGCAcacataaaaaaaataattatgcaaCATTATGTCCCCCTT of the Colletes latitarsis isolate SP2378_abdomen chromosome 9, iyColLati1, whole genome shotgun sequence genome contains:
- the LOC143345645 gene encoding uncharacterized protein LOC143345645: MAASRTPTDGNPERRKNITLHATVGTIKPGFDILCKFSSIERLRRVIAYCHRFGYNTRNQTRDNGPLTVSELRKASKPILKLVQPEAFLDLYDNIKNPTILKPGKLLPLSPFLDKDEIIRVGGRLANADIPFKSKHPAVLPNKHHITDIIIRDSHIKHGHSGTQGTLCAVRQNFWPINGKAAVKKIIKQCITCHRLDSAVPQYPLGQLPKNRIIFTRPFLVAGVDYCGPFHIKKKKLRNTKTIKTYTAIFVCFSTKAVHIELVSDLTSDAFLAALKRSIARRGKCSDIYSDNTTTFAGAKNELDRTINTVTTDKQCHQFLTTNEIQWHFIPPRAPHFGRLWEAAVKSCKYHLIRTMGTRLFTFEELATCLIQIEAILNFRPLTPLSPDPNDLTPLTPGHFLIGDSLTSTPECDLTELKAGRLASWQHVQQIRHHFWKRWYKEYLNEITIRRKWHTGISDKISKGMLVILKEDNPPPFPASLAHETHHGTASRGGWHRTRRNHPNDNRRVQTQHKKNSPLTNNKSEPQSRTEH